The nucleotide window AGAGCAATTACTAGAAAGAATTCTAAAAAGATTTTAATTTTTTTAAAATAATACATAGATGTCTATGTATTTATATGGAATTATAGAAATTAGTTGGGAGTTGGATTGATGTGAGCTTGAAATCGTCTAAATATTCGCTTGTTTTCGCTATTCTTTTGGCTGTGTTTTCTGCAATTGGGCCATTTACCATTGATATGTATTTAGCTTCATTTCCTGATATGATGGACTTTTTTGAAGCAAAAGCTTCTATGGTCCAAGCAAGTTTAACTTCTTGTATTTTAGGTGTTGCATTCGGTCAAATTATTATGGGTGCATTAAGTGATGTTCATGGTAGGCGTAAACCTTTACTAATATCCATGATTGTGTACGCTCTATCTTCTTTCGCTTGTGCTTTCGCACCTAATATCACTGTGTTTATTATCTTGCGTTTCATTCAAGGTTTTTCTGGAGCCGCTGGAATTGTTATATCTCGTGCTATTGTTAGAGATTTGTATAGCGGTATAGAATTGACAAAGTTTTTTTCCCTATTAACTGTTATTGGTAATCTTGCCCCTTTAATTGCACCACTTGCAGGAAGTGCTGTAATTTCCTTCACTTCTTGGGTTGGGATATTTATCTTTTTGGGTTTTTTCGGCATCATTTTATCCATTATTACCACATGGAAAATTAAAGAAAGTTTACCTTCAGAACAACGTGTCTCTAGTAATTTCAAAGGATTATTACGAAATTTTAAAGATTTACTACAAGATAGAAATTTCATGGGATACGCTCTTGTTCAGGGGATATTATTTTCTGGTGTTTTTGCCTATATTTCTGGAGCATCATTTATTTATCAAAATATTTATGGCGTAACACCTCAGGTGTTTTCCATGCTATTTGCTTTAAATGGTATTAGTTTAATTCTAGGCGCTCAAGTTGTGAAGTTTTTAGCTGGGCGAATAAAAGAAGATAGTATTCTTCTTATCGGACTGGTATTAGCACTTATGTCTGGGACGTTTGTCTTGATAGGTGTCTTTCTACATGGCCCATTATTAATGCTAGTCATTCCCCTTTTCTTGTTAAACGCGGCGGTTGGTATTACTGGCCCGACTTCTTTTACATTAGCAATGGACTCTCAAGGACACATCGCAGGAAGTGCCGCCGCACTCTTAGGTGTCATGCCTACTCTTTTAGGCGCTGTAACTTCCCCTCTTGTGGGGATTGAAGGTGAATATTCTGCGGTACCATTTGGGGTAAT belongs to Niallia sp. Man26 and includes:
- a CDS encoding multidrug effflux MFS transporter, giving the protein MSLKSSKYSLVFAILLAVFSAIGPFTIDMYLASFPDMMDFFEAKASMVQASLTSCILGVAFGQIIMGALSDVHGRRKPLLISMIVYALSSFACAFAPNITVFIILRFIQGFSGAAGIVISRAIVRDLYSGIELTKFFSLLTVIGNLAPLIAPLAGSAVISFTSWVGIFIFLGFFGIILSIITTWKIKESLPSEQRVSSNFKGLLRNFKDLLQDRNFMGYALVQGILFSGVFAYISGASFIYQNIYGVTPQVFSMLFALNGISLILGAQVVKFLAGRIKEDSILLIGLVLALMSGTFVLIGVFLHGPLLMLVIPLFLLNAAVGITGPTSFTLAMDSQGHIAGSAAALLGVMPTLLGAVTSPLVGIEGEYSAVPFGVIIFTTSLLSVFAYVAITKNTKSHMFPRKFS